The Salvia hispanica cultivar TCC Black 2014 unplaced genomic scaffold, UniMelb_Shisp_WGS_1.0 HiC_scaffold_1530, whole genome shotgun sequence genome has a window encoding:
- the LOC125198490 gene encoding uncharacterized protein LOC125198490: protein MIDTWDIYYAILSSRKRDSELFKEWKSKLDVDRLINDLRLILSKNRPPTYHLQGEDKEFRDQWHTAECHLKGFLLAGVGNALERFDKPKRPLVNKPKWFEEKSSKVRAGRAVEHLRSEVLEEGHDVGKYVLVMHGYFHELLLSGGKVDPETQKIMILDGLPDSFNEVRDEILFSDKTFSILELYNKLVNAQTEMRKRGGLLR from the coding sequence ATGATTgatacttgggatatttactATGCCATACTTAGTTCGAGGAAGCGTGACTCTGAATTGTTTAAGGAATGGAAAAGTAAGCTTGATGTTGATCGTTTGATCAATGACTTGAGGTTGATTCTCAGCAAGAATCGTCCGCCCACATACCATCTACAAGGAGAGGACAAGGAGTTTCGTGATCAGTGGCATACCGCGGAATGTCATCTCAAGGGCTTCCTTTTAGCCGGTGTTGGCAATGCCCTTGAGAGGTTTGACAAACCCAAAAGGCCGTTGGTCAACAAGCCTAAGTGGTTTGAAGAAAAGTCCTCTAAGGTAAGAGCTGGTCGCGCTGTGGAGCATTTAAGGAGTGAGGTATTGGAAGAGGGCCATGATGTGGGCAAATACGTCCTAGTCATGCATGGCTATTTCCATGAACTTCTATTATCGGGGGGGAAAGTTGACCCAGAAACCCAGAAGATAATGATCCTTGATGGGCTTCCAGATAGCTTTAATGAAGTCAgagatgaaattttgtttagcGACAAAACGTTTTCAATTCTGGAACTTTATAACAAGCTTGTGAATGCTCAAACTGAGATGAGAAAAAGGGGTGGACTTTTGAGATGA